In Camelina sativa cultivar DH55 unplaced genomic scaffold, Cs unpScaffold01640, whole genome shotgun sequence, one DNA window encodes the following:
- the LOC104774142 gene encoding uncharacterized protein LOC104774142 — translation MEMNRRRSRGFMIAKLMPFCKSVKHLTPSQDLYNNVHYTSSTTTSYAPQPDINNFVTTTTPLPPKVSFLLQPSLAPEGKDMEKKLNAMAEKLIGRGVTGVDECVDARAATYISSVRERFKLDHCERLTTVINLDDED, via the exons ATGGAGATGAACAGAAGGAGATCAAGAGGGTTCATGATAGCTAAGCTAATGCCCTTTTGCAAATCTGTGAAACATCTTACTCCTTCCCAAGACCTTTATAACAACGTTCATTACACTTCGTCCACTACGACTTCCTACGCTCCTCAACCTGACATCAATAACTTCGTAACTACCACTACACCTCTCCCTCCAAAAGTTAGCTTCCTCCTTCAACCAT CCTTGGCTCCTGAGGGTAAGGATATGGAAAAGAAGCTGAACGCGATGGCAGAGAAGCTGATCGGTAGGGGGGTTACTGGAGTGGACGAGTGCGTTGACGCTAGAGCCGCTACCTATATATCTTCGGTTCGAGAAAGGTTTAAGCTGGACCATTGTGAGAGACTGACGACTGTTATTAACttagatgatgaagattga